In the Kitasatospora terrestris genome, one interval contains:
- a CDS encoding SCO6880 family protein, giving the protein MHEVPDVLRVEGFRARRSFGLGSMSRNATFAVAVALTADGLLGVVHPGTLLVTVPLTLAVAALAAARRHGMPALSYFWAQLAWHRASRTEMTSFRQVLLPHPFALDLPGVGAPSALIAAHDPTTGRSVGVVHDRATDRMTLTTLLAPGGSLMAPTNTVRGNIRTWSAVLDAMSTDEQIKGASVTIQITPGAGEALGDDVRLRRRPEAPQLAQDTIDELVRTTPRATASVTPWMSVTVDPMATAIPPTDLAEKVAEALRVVDTLDLSGTGTDVFRRATDVDLRRIVRSAFDPGCFNAREEEFQELQWGECGPIAADDGWEEYAHDGAVSVSWVLREMPRRPIPYSVLLPLLSPGRFQRRITLAYRVLDPYEGEAVLEREISNAEQRATATAQVRGRARWSQRADHQRAEQAAVQAASGAQVVDWTLMVTTTAFTAADLPAARQDLHRAVKATRGIRMRPAYGAQASVFAAGLPVGYNPLVR; this is encoded by the coding sequence ATGCACGAGGTTCCGGACGTGCTGCGGGTCGAGGGGTTTCGTGCCCGGCGCAGCTTCGGGCTGGGGTCGATGTCGCGTAATGCGACGTTCGCGGTGGCGGTCGCGTTGACGGCAGACGGACTGCTCGGTGTCGTTCATCCGGGCACGCTGCTCGTGACGGTTCCGTTGACGTTGGCGGTGGCTGCGTTGGCTGCGGCGCGGCGTCATGGGATGCCGGCGTTGTCGTATTTCTGGGCGCAGTTGGCGTGGCATCGGGCGTCGCGGACGGAGATGACGTCGTTCCGGCAGGTGCTTTTGCCTCATCCGTTTGCGTTGGATTTGCCGGGTGTGGGTGCGCCGTCGGCGTTGATTGCTGCGCATGATCCGACGACGGGTCGCTCGGTGGGGGTGGTGCACGATCGGGCGACGGATCGGATGACGCTGACGACGTTGCTCGCGCCGGGCGGGAGCCTGATGGCGCCGACGAACACGGTGCGCGGCAACATTCGGACGTGGAGTGCGGTGCTGGATGCGATGAGCACGGACGAGCAGATCAAGGGTGCGTCCGTGACGATCCAGATCACGCCGGGTGCGGGTGAGGCGCTGGGTGACGATGTGAGGCTGCGGCGTCGCCCGGAGGCGCCTCAGCTTGCCCAGGACACGATCGACGAGCTGGTGCGTACGACTCCGCGGGCGACGGCGTCGGTGACGCCGTGGATGAGTGTGACGGTGGACCCGATGGCGACCGCGATCCCGCCGACGGACCTGGCGGAGAAGGTGGCCGAGGCGCTGCGGGTGGTGGACACCCTGGATCTCAGCGGCACCGGCACGGACGTGTTCCGTCGGGCGACGGATGTGGATCTGCGGCGGATCGTGCGGTCGGCGTTCGATCCGGGTTGCTTCAATGCCCGGGAGGAGGAGTTCCAGGAGCTGCAGTGGGGTGAGTGCGGTCCGATCGCGGCTGATGACGGCTGGGAGGAGTACGCGCACGACGGTGCGGTCTCGGTGTCCTGGGTGCTGCGGGAGATGCCTCGCCGGCCGATCCCGTACAGCGTGCTGCTGCCGTTGCTGTCCCCTGGTCGGTTCCAGCGCCGGATCACGCTCGCGTACCGGGTGCTGGATCCGTACGAGGGCGAGGCGGTCCTGGAGCGGGAGATCTCCAACGCGGAGCAGCGGGCGACGGCGACGGCGCAGGTGCGGGGTAGGGCGCGGTGGAGTCAACGAGCCGATCATCAGCGTGCGGAGCAGGCGGCGGTGCAGGCGGCGAGTGGTGCGCAGGTGGTGGATTGGACGCTGATGGTGACCACGACGGCTTTCACTGCCGCGGATCTGCCGGCTGCGCGGCAGGACCTGCACCGTGCGGTGAAGGCGACCCGGGGCATCAGGATGCGGCCGGCCTACGGTGCGCAGGCATCGGTATTCGCGGCGGGTCTTCCGGTCGGCTACAACCCCTTGGTCAGGTGA
- a CDS encoding ATP-binding protein: MFAGRLGWGGRFGGRAVVEDAGTVHTGPTTQVGGLYPFLLGTGLPPHGVPVGRDVLTGELVCIDPSGWTGRLTTNPGVWVMSQPGAGKSALVKRICLVYVAYGHLMCVPADVKGEYSTLVRELGGSVVRIGDGLGRINPLDSGPLKTRLSSLPGTERSALLDVLTGRRLETLGALLSTRNGLGRAPNEIERSALNTAVQLAADAVPGADPIIPDVIAVLRQAPEPLRAKLAAAGNAYLALTRSVIAGLDNLCDGPLKGMFDGPTSVPLDLDAPAVSVDISALRARGNDVVSAGMIATWAYTYSSIDSARSIGLMNRKLVLPMDEMWRALRSGPGLVDAMDSISRLNRTTDDVAVYVTHSLLDPESLPTEEDRAKARGLMDRCDTWVIGASTEEELQRVTGKRALTEQERMMISSWSSATSTGLDTSDQVHPGRGKYLIKLGNRPGVAAAMSLTATERRLYHTDRNTLEHEAAGR, from the coding sequence GTGTTCGCGGGCCGGCTGGGCTGGGGCGGCCGGTTCGGTGGCCGCGCGGTGGTCGAGGACGCGGGAACCGTCCACACAGGGCCGACCACGCAGGTGGGTGGGCTGTACCCGTTCCTGCTCGGCACAGGTCTGCCGCCGCACGGCGTGCCGGTGGGCCGGGATGTGCTGACGGGCGAGCTGGTGTGCATCGACCCGTCCGGCTGGACGGGCCGGCTGACGACCAACCCGGGTGTGTGGGTGATGTCGCAGCCGGGCGCCGGCAAGTCCGCTCTGGTGAAGCGGATCTGCCTGGTGTACGTCGCGTACGGCCATCTGATGTGCGTACCGGCGGACGTGAAGGGCGAGTACAGCACTCTGGTGCGCGAGCTCGGCGGCAGCGTCGTGCGGATCGGCGACGGCCTGGGCCGCATCAACCCGCTCGACTCCGGCCCCTTGAAAACCAGGCTCTCCTCCCTGCCGGGCACCGAGCGCAGTGCGCTGCTGGATGTGCTGACCGGCCGCCGCCTGGAGACTCTGGGGGCGCTGCTCTCCACCCGCAACGGGCTCGGCCGGGCGCCGAACGAGATCGAGCGGTCCGCGCTGAACACCGCGGTCCAGCTCGCCGCCGACGCCGTGCCGGGTGCCGACCCGATCATCCCGGACGTGATCGCCGTGCTGCGTCAGGCGCCGGAGCCGCTGCGCGCCAAGCTCGCCGCGGCCGGCAACGCCTACCTCGCTCTGACCCGGTCGGTCATCGCAGGCCTGGACAACCTGTGCGACGGTCCCCTCAAGGGCATGTTCGACGGCCCCACCAGTGTGCCCCTGGACCTCGACGCCCCCGCTGTGTCGGTGGACATCTCGGCGTTGCGTGCCCGCGGCAACGACGTGGTCAGCGCCGGGATGATCGCCACCTGGGCCTACACGTACTCCTCCATCGACAGCGCCCGCAGCATCGGACTGATGAACCGCAAGCTGGTCCTGCCCATGGACGAGATGTGGCGGGCCCTTCGCTCCGGCCCCGGCCTGGTCGACGCCATGGACTCCATCAGCCGCCTGAACCGCACGACCGACGACGTCGCCGTGTACGTCACGCACTCCCTGCTCGACCCGGAGTCCCTTCCCACGGAGGAGGACCGGGCCAAGGCCCGCGGCCTGATGGACCGTTGCGACACGTGGGTGATCGGCGCGTCCACCGAGGAGGAGCTCCAGCGGGTGACCGGCAAGCGGGCGCTCACCGAACAGGAACGCATGATGATCAGCTCATGGTCGTCCGCCACCAGCACCGGCCTCGACACCAGCGACCAGGTCCACCCGGGGCGCGGCAAGTACCTGATCAAACTGGGCAACCGGCCCGGAGTGGCGGCCGCGATGAGCCTCACCGCCACCGAGCGCAGGCTGTACCACACCGACCGGAACACGCTCGAGCACGAGGCCGCCGGCCGATGA
- a CDS encoding type IV secretory system conjugative DNA transfer family protein, with protein sequence MMTENDRQWLASGIILGGAITLAAATWAGAALGTLTTGHSAPPLSPVTIVNMVRDWHAVWPHSPTASAIGAALADAAAAVGITLGIRAALRWFHTASHLATLHQVRDLTPRPAARTATRLRTSLRGVPPKTVPPADRGVLLGDHLPTGVELRGSDEDTYLALMAPRAGKSTALAIPIAQEAPAALLLTSNKPDVYAATAATRRRVGQTWALDTQGVAQIERTWWWDMVAEAETLDRAERLASHFINQVRSDAADPFWAQGASDVLVGYFRAAWWSGATVRDVLGWLADPNEKAPLRVLYEHEPVLAEQVESSVNIAEETQSGIYQNARTAVSALRDEKVLAWVMPDPHRDQFKPEVFALSKDTLYLLSKKGGAASAVVAAIADAVFTAAAETGERHGGRLPEPMRAILDEAANICKIADLPDLYSHLGSRGITPYTILQSYRQGVQAWGEVGMDALWGAATKKIVGVGLDDPRFVSDIATLIGNHDITRGSHSKSRDGGSYSVSEHREQILEPAQIRAMRRGTGLLLATGMPVAQIALRPWYEEPAMAHIGPEMAAEEAAITKRAITAHQQRKAARRA encoded by the coding sequence ATGATGACGGAGAACGACCGGCAGTGGCTGGCCAGCGGCATCATCCTCGGCGGCGCCATCACCCTGGCCGCCGCCACCTGGGCCGGCGCGGCCCTCGGCACCCTGACCACCGGGCACAGCGCGCCCCCGCTCAGCCCCGTCACCATCGTCAACATGGTCCGCGACTGGCACGCGGTCTGGCCCCACTCCCCCACCGCCAGCGCCATCGGCGCGGCACTCGCCGACGCGGCCGCCGCCGTCGGCATCACGCTGGGGATCCGTGCCGCGCTCCGCTGGTTCCACACCGCCTCCCACCTCGCCACCCTCCACCAGGTCCGCGACCTCACCCCCCGGCCCGCCGCCCGCACAGCCACCCGGCTGCGCACCTCCCTGCGCGGCGTCCCGCCGAAAACCGTCCCGCCCGCCGACCGCGGCGTGCTGCTCGGCGACCATCTGCCGACCGGCGTCGAACTCCGCGGCTCCGACGAGGACACCTACCTGGCACTAATGGCGCCCCGCGCCGGCAAGTCCACCGCCCTCGCCATCCCGATTGCCCAGGAGGCGCCGGCTGCACTGCTCCTCACCAGCAACAAGCCCGACGTCTACGCCGCCACCGCCGCCACCAGGCGCCGCGTCGGACAGACCTGGGCTCTCGACACCCAGGGCGTGGCGCAGATCGAGCGCACCTGGTGGTGGGACATGGTCGCCGAAGCCGAGACCCTGGACCGCGCCGAACGCCTCGCCAGCCACTTCATCAACCAGGTACGCAGCGACGCCGCCGACCCGTTCTGGGCCCAGGGCGCCTCCGACGTCCTGGTCGGCTACTTCCGCGCGGCCTGGTGGAGCGGCGCCACCGTCCGCGACGTCCTCGGGTGGCTCGCCGACCCGAACGAGAAGGCGCCGCTGCGCGTCCTCTACGAGCACGAGCCGGTCCTCGCCGAGCAGGTCGAGTCGAGCGTGAACATCGCCGAGGAGACCCAGAGCGGCATCTACCAGAACGCCCGCACCGCCGTCTCCGCCCTGCGCGACGAGAAGGTCCTCGCCTGGGTCATGCCCGACCCCCACCGCGACCAGTTCAAGCCCGAGGTCTTCGCCCTCAGCAAGGACACCCTCTACCTGCTCAGCAAGAAGGGCGGCGCAGCCTCCGCCGTCGTCGCGGCGATCGCCGACGCCGTCTTCACCGCCGCGGCCGAAACCGGTGAACGCCACGGCGGCCGGCTCCCCGAACCAATGCGCGCGATCCTCGACGAAGCCGCCAACATCTGCAAGATCGCCGACCTGCCCGATCTCTACAGTCACCTCGGATCCCGCGGCATCACCCCTTACACGATCCTCCAGTCCTACCGCCAGGGCGTGCAGGCCTGGGGTGAGGTCGGCATGGATGCCCTGTGGGGCGCCGCTACCAAGAAGATCGTCGGCGTGGGCCTCGACGACCCGCGCTTCGTCTCCGACATCGCCACCCTCATCGGCAACCACGACATCACCCGCGGCTCTCACTCCAAGAGCCGCGACGGCGGCTCCTACTCCGTCAGCGAGCACCGCGAACAGATCCTCGAACCCGCCCAGATCCGCGCCATGCGACGCGGTACCGGCCTCCTCCTCGCCACCGGCATGCCCGTCGCCCAGATCGCGCTGCGCCCCTGGTACGAGGAGCCGGCCATGGCCCACATCGGCCCAGAGATGGCTGCCGAGGAAGCCGCCATCACCAAGCGCGCCATCACCGCCCATCAGCAACGGAAGGCAGCTCGCCGTGCCTGA
- a CDS encoding DUF4913 domain-containing protein gives MPDGTDRPAPDGPFAVPAAVEEDIEDLKAQVRALTTQLTALQESLGNAADDLPQQREPAADDRAWRYPPFVLLLESPDRDAELRVLAEWVEGVLVPGYLGEPSADARWCHRWLEHEDAVAHLHALWLAWQELTDPASCGYTGPSTWHRDHYRPCMNELRGPRGPFAGCTKGEHHIAHRLPGRVPSDWHLEP, from the coding sequence GTGCCTGACGGCACCGACCGCCCCGCGCCCGACGGCCCCTTCGCCGTCCCGGCCGCCGTCGAGGAGGACATCGAGGACCTCAAGGCCCAGGTCCGGGCACTCACAACCCAACTGACAGCCCTGCAGGAATCCCTCGGCAACGCGGCGGACGACCTGCCGCAGCAGCGCGAGCCGGCGGCGGACGACCGGGCCTGGCGCTACCCGCCGTTCGTCCTCCTCCTCGAAAGCCCCGACCGCGACGCCGAACTCCGCGTGCTCGCCGAATGGGTCGAAGGCGTCCTCGTACCCGGCTACCTGGGCGAACCCTCCGCCGACGCCCGCTGGTGCCACCGCTGGCTCGAGCACGAGGACGCCGTGGCCCACCTCCACGCCCTCTGGCTCGCCTGGCAGGAACTCACCGACCCCGCATCCTGCGGCTACACCGGCCCCAGCACCTGGCACCGCGACCACTACCGCCCCTGCATGAACGAACTCCGCGGCCCCCGGGGCCCGTTCGCCGGCTGCACCAAAGGCGAACACCACATCGCCCACCGGCTCCCCGGCCGCGTCCCCAGCGACTGGCACCTCGAGCCCTGA
- a CDS encoding ATP-binding protein yields MSSESAVSLARKRTVRQLALWCGPLCDSDAEVLELLTSELVTNAVRYGRTTVVGLSVTVTPANTVVVGVADRNPQVPRPRAASDDAEDGRGLFLVEALADRTGVAATADGKTTWFERTLETAVPTSLWESSAVVTAVDESPHCRRAQLDARIRAQVPRPRIGGLRPPRLVRLFGAAGPFDIGRQFDRHPWIKRPSD; encoded by the coding sequence ATGTCTTCCGAGTCGGCCGTCTCCCTCGCGCGCAAGCGGACGGTCAGGCAGCTCGCGCTGTGGTGTGGGCCGCTGTGTGACTCCGACGCCGAGGTTCTGGAGCTGCTCACGTCCGAGCTGGTGACCAATGCCGTCCGCTACGGGCGCACCACAGTGGTGGGGTTGAGCGTGACGGTGACGCCCGCGAACACCGTCGTCGTAGGGGTCGCGGACCGCAATCCGCAGGTGCCGCGGCCCAGGGCGGCCTCGGACGACGCCGAGGACGGGCGTGGCCTCTTCTTGGTGGAGGCGCTCGCCGACAGGACGGGGGTGGCCGCAACGGCCGACGGCAAGACCACGTGGTTCGAGCGAACGCTCGAAACGGCGGTGCCGACATCGCTGTGGGAGTCGTCGGCGGTGGTTACTGCAGTCGACGAGAGCCCGCACTGTCGGCGCGCTCAGCTCGACGCACGCATCCGCGCGCAGGTTCCGCGACCGCGCATCGGAGGCCTGCGCCCTCCGCGGTTGGTCCGGCTGTTCGGGGCCGCAGGGCCGTTCGACATCGGCCGCCAGTTCGACCGCCACCCGTGGATCAAGCGGCCCTCGGACTGA
- a CDS encoding helix-turn-helix transcriptional regulator gives MAVAVPEVRMRRIAAELKKLRESRKLSAEDVVASVPGLNLVKLSRYENARVQLKPEVVKLLLDYYQCDPDLATVLIDTLRDKRRPGWVASYERLNPLYTDLIRLEETAIGHKTYQSAYIPGLLQTRQYAHAIISSGVVKPAIVEEQVEVRINRQAVLTRSEAPLSLWAVIHESALTVGAAAEVMRDQLDKLLQFSALPNVNVQIMPAAAPPHAGMTGAFALLEFRHRDLDLVLLSGMLSSHWVEDPDHVDVYRAAFNEIMATALDPTKSLELINEKKEQLK, from the coding sequence ATGGCAGTCGCAGTTCCCGAGGTGCGGATGCGGCGAATCGCCGCCGAGCTCAAGAAGCTTCGCGAGTCCAGAAAGCTCTCGGCGGAGGACGTCGTCGCCTCGGTCCCCGGCCTCAACCTGGTCAAGCTGTCGCGGTACGAGAACGCCCGCGTACAGCTGAAACCTGAAGTGGTGAAGCTGCTGCTGGACTACTACCAGTGCGATCCGGACCTCGCAACGGTCCTGATCGACACCCTTCGGGACAAGCGCCGACCAGGCTGGGTGGCGAGCTATGAGCGACTCAACCCGCTCTACACCGACCTCATTCGCCTGGAGGAGACCGCGATCGGGCACAAGACTTACCAGTCGGCCTACATCCCCGGACTGCTCCAGACGCGCCAGTACGCGCACGCGATCATCTCAAGTGGCGTGGTCAAGCCGGCGATCGTGGAGGAGCAGGTCGAGGTCCGGATCAATCGGCAGGCCGTGCTGACTCGTTCCGAGGCACCGCTCAGCCTCTGGGCAGTCATCCACGAGTCCGCACTGACCGTCGGCGCAGCGGCCGAAGTGATGCGCGATCAACTCGACAAGCTCCTGCAGTTCAGCGCGCTGCCGAACGTCAACGTTCAGATCATGCCTGCCGCAGCACCGCCTCACGCCGGCATGACCGGGGCGTTCGCCCTGCTCGAGTTCCGTCACCGCGACCTCGACCTCGTCCTGCTCAGCGGCATGCTCAGCAGTCACTGGGTAGAAGACCCGGATCACGTCGACGTCTACCGCGCCGCCTTCAACGAGATCATGGCGACCGCCCTCGACCCCACAAAGTCGCTGGAACTCATCAACGAGAAAAAGGAGCAGCTCAAGTGA
- a CDS encoding DUF397 domain-containing protein, which yields MTQAHPVASALPVVWRKATDSNPNDDCVECGTLEDGVVVTRDSKNPHGPALAFPAAKFYAFTAAVAAGTLVPVTE from the coding sequence GTGACGCAGGCCCACCCCGTCGCCTCCGCCCTACCCGTGGTCTGGCGGAAGGCCACCGACAGCAATCCGAACGACGACTGCGTGGAGTGCGGAACCCTCGAGGACGGCGTAGTCGTCACCCGCGACAGCAAGAACCCGCACGGCCCGGCCCTTGCCTTCCCTGCCGCCAAGTTCTACGCCTTTACCGCTGCCGTGGCAGCCGGCACGCTCGTCCCGGTCACCGAGTGA
- a CDS encoding DUF397 domain-containing protein produces MTQTEVFAVSGSTPAPKAKGLNLDGAQWFAAPSAQDGPRVAFVDGFIALRNGADGESPVLIFDQDEWRAFQSGVRRGEFDDLT; encoded by the coding sequence GTGACGCAGACGGAGGTTTTCGCGGTGAGTGGGTCAACGCCGGCTCCGAAGGCCAAGGGATTGAACCTTGACGGTGCGCAGTGGTTTGCGGCGCCGAGCGCTCAGGACGGCCCCCGCGTCGCATTCGTGGACGGCTTCATTGCCCTCCGCAACGGCGCGGACGGGGAGTCGCCCGTTCTCATTTTCGACCAGGACGAGTGGCGGGCCTTCCAGAGCGGTGTTCGCAGGGGCGAGTTCGACGATCTCACTTGA
- a CDS encoding helix-turn-helix domain-containing protein, whose protein sequence is MGSEVTTSSVPDDEKAAFWSRAMSRALVPVEVVPRAARPFVGHLTSHRLGYVRISTLEADAVRVSRTPELIARAPQAEPQVGVGLQVSGRAVLEQGGRRAEVPTGGLVLYDTTRPYSIDYPERFRTHLFHLPGRLLGVPERELRQVAGTVVSPDEGCGSVLLPFLSTMAASAHSYSAPVGDRLAGSVADLVNTLVTQLTAARTADRPRTANDHLVRRVREHIDRHLCDTELSPETIARAHHISVRYLHRLFESEGATVHRLIQQRRLDECARELGRRGRTAPAVSAVAQRWGFVNPAHFSRAFRAAYGVSPREWRALRTTDVG, encoded by the coding sequence GTGGGTTCGGAGGTGACGACCTCATCGGTTCCGGACGACGAGAAGGCGGCGTTCTGGAGTCGGGCGATGTCGCGGGCGCTGGTACCCGTGGAGGTGGTCCCGCGTGCCGCGCGACCTTTCGTGGGACACCTGACGTCGCATCGGCTCGGGTACGTCCGAATATCGACGCTGGAGGCGGATGCGGTGCGGGTCTCCCGCACGCCCGAGCTGATCGCACGGGCCCCGCAGGCCGAGCCGCAGGTGGGGGTCGGCCTGCAGGTGTCGGGGCGGGCCGTGCTCGAGCAGGGCGGGCGCCGGGCGGAGGTGCCGACGGGAGGGCTCGTCCTGTACGACACGACGCGGCCGTACTCCATCGACTACCCGGAGCGTTTCCGCACCCACCTGTTCCACCTGCCGGGCCGGCTTCTGGGTGTGCCGGAGCGCGAGCTGCGGCAGGTGGCGGGGACGGTCGTCTCCCCGGACGAGGGGTGCGGGTCCGTGCTGCTGCCTTTCCTCAGCACCATGGCCGCATCCGCCCACTCGTACTCGGCCCCGGTCGGTGACCGGCTGGCCGGCAGTGTCGCCGACCTGGTGAACACGCTCGTCACGCAGCTGACGGCCGCGCGGACTGCCGACAGGCCGCGCACTGCGAACGACCACTTGGTGCGCCGGGTGCGGGAGCACATCGACCGTCACCTGTGCGATACGGAACTGTCGCCCGAGACGATCGCGCGAGCCCACCACATCTCCGTGCGGTACCTGCACCGGCTCTTCGAGAGCGAGGGGGCCACAGTGCACCGGCTCATCCAGCAGCGCCGGCTGGATGAGTGCGCCCGGGAGTTGGGCCGTCGCGGCCGTACCGCGCCGGCCGTGTCGGCGGTCGCCCAACGGTGGGGCTTCGTCAATCCGGCACACTTCAGTCGGGCCTTTCGGGCCGCGTACGGGGTCTCGCCCCGCGAGTGGCGCGCGCTGCGGACCACGGACGTCGGCTGA
- a CDS encoding helix-turn-helix domain-containing protein has translation MSLVLDTAPVPPADRAEYWHEAVSHTFIPLDVRLVESRPAVGTITSHRLGALQVSLVQAGPQRVVRTAGLIARGGEDHLTLALQHRGTARLEQDGHRVLLRSGTFAISDAGQPFAKELPEPFAFTAFHWPRSAVGVSDEDLRVLTATAFDANAGGGTAALVATYLERLARSAGSLDPGAAGRLATTALDLLAVLAHERGGRPVPDAPEAVGATLARVKDHILRHLGDPDLSPERIAVAHHVSVRYLHKIFQFEGTTVARWIQQQRLALCRRDLARPSGALTVASVAARWGFVSASHFSRAFRSAYGVSPREWRAGAVTGLAADPVRLRPSGGTSGQAAASAAYGMAV, from the coding sequence ATGTCCCTCGTTCTCGACACTGCCCCGGTGCCGCCGGCCGACCGGGCCGAGTACTGGCACGAGGCGGTCTCCCACACCTTCATCCCGTTGGACGTGCGCCTGGTGGAGAGCCGGCCCGCCGTCGGCACCATCACCAGTCACCGATTGGGCGCGCTGCAGGTGTCGCTGGTCCAGGCCGGTCCGCAGCGGGTCGTCCGCACGGCGGGTCTGATCGCCCGGGGCGGGGAGGACCACCTCACGCTGGCTCTCCAGCACCGCGGCACCGCCAGGTTGGAGCAGGACGGCCACCGGGTGCTGCTGCGTTCGGGCACCTTTGCGATCTCCGACGCCGGACAGCCGTTCGCGAAGGAACTGCCGGAGCCCTTCGCGTTCACGGCCTTCCACTGGCCGCGCTCCGCGGTGGGCGTGTCCGACGAGGACCTGCGGGTGCTCACCGCGACGGCCTTCGACGCCAACGCCGGCGGGGGCACGGCCGCACTGGTGGCCACCTATCTGGAGCGACTCGCCCGCTCGGCCGGCTCGCTCGACCCGGGTGCGGCCGGCCGACTCGCCACCACGGCCCTGGACCTGCTCGCGGTGCTCGCCCACGAGCGCGGTGGGCGGCCGGTCCCGGACGCGCCCGAGGCGGTGGGCGCCACGCTGGCGCGGGTCAAGGACCACATCCTGCGCCACCTGGGCGACCCGGACCTGTCGCCGGAGCGGATCGCGGTGGCCCACCACGTGTCGGTGCGCTACCTGCACAAGATCTTCCAGTTCGAGGGCACGACGGTGGCCCGCTGGATCCAGCAGCAGAGGCTGGCCCTGTGCCGACGGGACCTGGCCCGTCCTTCGGGCGCACTGACCGTGGCTTCGGTCGCGGCCCGATGGGGCTTCGTGAGTGCCAGCCACTTCAGCCGGGCGTTCCGGTCCGCCTACGGGGTCTCGCCCCGCGAGTGGCGAGCAGGTGCCGTGACGGGCCTCGCCGCGGACCCGGTCCGTCTGCGGCCTTCGGGTGGCACGAGCGGGCAGGCCGCCGCCTCGGCGGCGTACGGCATGGCCGTGTGA